The following are from one region of the Maribacter aquivivus genome:
- a CDS encoding prepilin-type N-terminal cleavage/methylation domain-containing protein — MKIKPNKIKAFSLQEMMVVLVITTVVVGMAFAVLNLVQRQMGSIETIYAIKTDINRLRQSLWIDFNRYDYIAVDQKSNQILFSNELEGRQYEIINGNSIRTENLEMEFESIEYYFDNQKVVQGEIDAISIITSKDTGHQEVFVFKQNTPVTYIK, encoded by the coding sequence TTGAAGATTAAACCAAACAAAATAAAGGCGTTCTCACTACAAGAGATGATGGTGGTACTAGTAATTACCACTGTTGTTGTAGGTATGGCTTTTGCGGTATTAAATTTAGTGCAACGACAAATGGGGAGTATCGAAACCATTTATGCCATTAAAACAGATATAAATCGGCTAAGACAGTCTTTATGGATAGATTTTAATAGATATGATTACATAGCTGTTGATCAGAAGAGTAATCAAATATTATTTTCTAATGAATTAGAGGGACGGCAGTATGAGATAATAAACGGAAATAGTATTCGAACAGAAAATTTGGAAATGGAATTTGAATCTATTGAATATTATTTTGATAATCAGAAAGTGGTTCAAGGTGAAATAGATGCTATTTCTATTATAACCAGTAAGGATACCGGACATCAAGAGGTATTTGTATTTAAGCAGAATACACCGGTTACATATATAAAGTAG
- a CDS encoding type II secretion system F family protein — MSGFKLEQTVKNEQANSEKDWLNNLLQKEITFGKSFGNKKKENFYSELAVLLKAGIQLKDAIALIQGNQKKEKQIAIFSEIGSELIAGQSFFEVLRDKPEFSEYEYYSIKIGEETGTLPRIVEELGKFYERKNEQRRSLLNALTYPIIILCTAILVVVFMLRMVVPMFEDIFKQNGVELPGITKMIISASNFIKDYGWLVLLFIGLLVVLRKVFSTKQWFKSANDQFIQRIPYIGSFVTSVYLAQFTQAVALLTASKVPMLNSIQLVKKMINFHPLNEALKNVENDVMAGQSLNASMANNKIFDNKMISLVKVAEETNQTEYIFERLSQQYAIEVQQKSKLLSTLMEPIIIIVIGIFVGVILVSMYLPMFKLSSVVG, encoded by the coding sequence ATGAGTGGTTTTAAGCTAGAGCAAACGGTTAAAAATGAACAAGCGAATTCTGAAAAGGATTGGTTGAACAATCTCTTGCAAAAAGAAATTACGTTTGGTAAATCTTTCGGGAATAAAAAGAAGGAAAATTTCTATTCAGAATTGGCAGTGTTACTTAAAGCAGGTATTCAACTAAAAGATGCAATTGCCTTAATACAAGGGAACCAAAAGAAGGAGAAACAAATTGCTATTTTTAGTGAAATAGGTTCAGAATTGATTGCAGGTCAAAGCTTTTTTGAAGTGCTAAGAGATAAGCCAGAATTCTCTGAATATGAATACTATTCAATAAAAATTGGTGAAGAAACAGGAACATTACCCAGAATTGTTGAAGAATTAGGTAAGTTTTACGAAAGAAAAAATGAACAACGAAGAAGCTTACTAAATGCTTTGACTTATCCAATTATTATACTTTGTACGGCAATTTTAGTGGTTGTTTTTATGCTTAGAATGGTAGTGCCCATGTTTGAGGATATATTTAAGCAAAATGGTGTAGAATTACCAGGGATAACCAAAATGATTATTAGTGCCTCTAATTTTATTAAAGATTATGGTTGGTTGGTGCTCTTGTTTATTGGATTGCTAGTTGTGCTAAGAAAGGTGTTTTCTACCAAGCAATGGTTCAAATCAGCAAATGATCAATTTATTCAACGAATACCCTATATCGGTAGCTTTGTTACCTCAGTGTATTTAGCACAATTTACCCAAGCTGTAGCCTTACTAACGGCTTCTAAAGTGCCCATGCTGAATAGTATTCAGTTAGTAAAGAAAATGATTAATTTTCATCCATTGAACGAGGCATTGAAGAATGTAGAAAATGATGTAATGGCCGGGCAAAGTTTAAACGCTAGTATGGCAAATAATAAGATCTTTGATAATAAAATGATTTCATTGGTAAAGGTGGCTGAAGAAACGAATCAGACAGAGTACATTTTCGAGCGATTAAGTCAGCAATATGCGATAGAAGTCCAGCAAAAATCGAAACTACTTTCAACCTTAATGGAACCTATAATTATTATTGTGATTGGCATTTTTGTAGGCGTAATTTTAGTGTCTATGTATTTACCAATGTTTAAGTTGAGCAGTGTAGTGGGGTAG
- a CDS encoding tyrosine-type recombinase/integrase, whose translation MLLNFLNEIVINTSPRNRNNFRLTLGTFLQTLEENEIIKLNFIKTIKVLKSVPNRNKTFSLEVEKSIFKHLTKEDPILLLYIKFVAYNFLRPIEVSRLRIKDVDLVNRTLTFQAKNSKLKKKIIPQMLFDEIPDLSNLNPNHLLFTPTEIGGAWDTKETNRRNYFSKRFKQKVKEHFNLNEDFGLYSFRHTYITKLYRVILKNATPFEAKSKLMLITGHNSMSALEKYLRDIDAELAEDYSNLLKE comes from the coding sequence ATGTTGCTTAATTTTTTAAACGAAATTGTCATCAATACAAGTCCAAGAAATAGAAATAATTTCAGATTGACCCTTGGTACTTTTTTACAGACTTTAGAAGAAAATGAAATTATAAAACTCAACTTTATAAAAACGATTAAGGTTTTAAAATCTGTTCCAAATCGGAATAAAACATTTTCTCTCGAGGTAGAAAAAAGTATATTCAAACATTTGACGAAAGAAGACCCGATATTATTACTATATATCAAATTCGTTGCATATAACTTTCTAAGACCTATAGAAGTATCTAGGCTTCGCATTAAAGACGTAGATTTAGTAAACAGAACACTTACCTTCCAAGCCAAAAACAGTAAGTTAAAAAAGAAAATAATACCCCAAATGCTATTTGATGAAATACCAGACTTATCAAATTTGAATCCAAATCATTTACTTTTTACCCCTACCGAAATTGGCGGAGCTTGGGATACTAAAGAAACCAACAGAAGAAATTATTTCTCTAAACGATTTAAACAAAAAGTGAAAGAACATTTTAATCTAAACGAAGATTTCGGATTATACAGCTTTAGACATACGTATATCACAAAACTATATCGGGTAATTTTAAAAAATGCTACACCATTTGAAGCCAAAAGTAAATTAATGTTGATTACGGGTCATAATTCAATGTCCGCCTTAGAAAAATATTTACGTGATATAGATGCTGAACTGGCCGAAGATTACTCCAATCTTTTAAAAGAATAG